ATGTCTGAATCTCCTATTCTGACTTCCGACCTCTTGCCTCTGACTTCTGAAATGGTGACCCCACCGGGATTCGAACCCGGGTTACCGGCGTGAAAGGCCGGTGTCTTAGTCCACTTGACCATGGGGCCGTATAAGATCCACGAGCTTTATTGTACCTAACGCCCAAAGCCCTGTCAACACTAAAAGGCACCGGTCCGCACCGCTTTAGACCCAAGAAAGGCTGTTTACAACTGCGAGACCATTCGTACCGAGCGTCTCCACCCTTTTGTGCATACACTTCTTGTTAATAACATCGAACACCGTATTCCAAAACTTAAATGTCGCCTTACTCCATACACCTATATTAAAACAATTCCTTGCAGACGATCGTCTGCTCCCGGCGCGTGCCGACACCCACCATAGCGATAGGCACCCCGCTGAGCGCCGAAAGCCTTTCAAGGTAGTTGCAGGCTTCCACCGGCAGGTCGCTTAAACTTTTTGCCCCTCCCAGATCCTCTTCCCAACCGGGCAACTCCTCGTAGACCGGATCGTATTCGCTTAAGAGGTTGAGGCTGGCGGGAAATTCGTTTATCTCTCTTCCCTTATGGCTGTACCCACGGCAGATCTTAAGCGTCGGAATGCCGGTAAGGACATCCAGCTTCGTGATACAGAGATAATCGAGTCCGTTGATACGGGCCGCATAGCGTGAAATAACCGCGTCGAACCAGCCGCAGCGTCTCGGCCTTCCGGTGGTGGTACCGAATTCCCGGCCCTTCTGCCGTATTTCTTCGCCGAGGTCGTCGCTGAGCTCGGTCGGGAACGGGCCTTCGCCCACCCGTGTCGTATAAGCCTTCACTATCCCGATGACCGTGTTTATCGCCCGGGGGCCGATCCCGGAACCGGAACAGGCCCCTCCGGCCGTGGGGTTCGAGGAGGTGACAAACGGATAGGTGCCGTGGTCTATGTCCAGGAGGGTACCTTGCGCTCCCTCAAACAAAACGTTTTTACCCGCAGAGATTGTCCGGTGTATCATCAAGGCCGTGTCGGCGACATATTTGCCGAGAATTGCCGCGTATTCATCGAATGCAGCCAGTATATCCGTGAAAGACATGCCTTGTGCCTTGTACACCTGTTCGAAGAAAGCGTTTTTATGCTCTATATTCTTCTTCAATAATGCGATAAATGCATCGCGTTCAATGAGGTCCGCCATACGAATACCGGTCCGCGCAGCCTTATCCATGTACGCAGGCCCTATCCCTCGGCCGGTGGTCCCGATCCGCGACTTCCCTTTGCGTTCCTCTTCAACCGCGTCCCAGCGCCGGTGGTATGGAAAGATAAGGTGGGCGCGCTCGCTGATATAAAGGTGGGCCATCCTGACCCCCCGCTGCTCAAGTGCCTTGATCTCCCCGACCAGCACGGCCGGATCAATCACCACGCCGTTTCCGATGATGCAGGTTTTATCCGGGTAAAGAATCCCGGAGGGAACAAGGTGCAGTTTAAACTCCTCTTCCCCGACAACCACGGTATGGCCGGCGTTATTGCCTCCTTGATACCGGACGATGAGATCCGCCTGAGCCGCGAGAAAATCGGTCACTTTTCCCTTACCCTCGTCACCCCACTGAGCGCCGACCAACAAAACCGTTGCCACTTTTATTTACCCCCAAGTCGCCTTATAATTTCCTGCGCCACAACCACCCCGGAAGCCGAGGCCTGAACCAGCCCCCTGGTCACTCCCACGCCATCGCCGGCTGCAAAAAGGTTCCGGACCTCGCTCTCCAGAACGGCATTCAGCTTGAGGCGCGATGAATAAAACTT
This genomic interval from Bacillota bacterium contains the following:
- a CDS encoding adenylosuccinate synthase; the encoded protein is MATVLLVGAQWGDEGKGKVTDFLAAQADLIVRYQGGNNAGHTVVVGEEEFKLHLVPSGILYPDKTCIIGNGVVIDPAVLVGEIKALEQRGVRMAHLYISERAHLIFPYHRRWDAVEEERKGKSRIGTTGRGIGPAYMDKAARTGIRMADLIERDAFIALLKKNIEHKNAFFEQVYKAQGMSFTDILAAFDEYAAILGKYVADTALMIHRTISAGKNVLFEGAQGTLLDIDHGTYPFVTSSNPTAGGACSGSGIGPRAINTVIGIVKAYTTRVGEGPFPTELSDDLGEEIRQKGREFGTTTGRPRRCGWFDAVISRYAARINGLDYLCITKLDVLTGIPTLKICRGYSHKGREINEFPASLNLLSEYDPVYEELPGWEEDLGGAKSLSDLPVEACNYLERLSALSGVPIAMVGVGTRREQTIVCKELF